In Alkalihalobacillus sp. TS-13, the following are encoded in one genomic region:
- a CDS encoding segregation/condensation protein A — translation MNQYNVRLDGFEGPLDLLLHLINRYEIDIYDIPVAKITEQYLEYIHTMQELQLDIASEYLVMAATLIAIKSKTLLPKYEEDEFDQQLEMEMDEDPRDELVRRLIEYRKFKEASSYLREHESKRSLTLSKPPSNLDHFEAKQEPVNPVSNMTIYDLVGAFQSLFDKKKMKKAPKTKIDRQEIPIDKRMSEIVTELRFRKGRQTFQNLFPYPSKDHMVVTFLAVLELMKTRQIRCEQDENFNEISIHLMKEDIS, via the coding sequence TGGATTTGAAGGACCGCTTGATTTATTGCTTCATTTGATCAACCGTTACGAGATCGATATTTATGATATTCCAGTCGCTAAAATTACGGAACAATACTTAGAGTATATACATACGATGCAAGAGCTCCAACTGGATATAGCTAGTGAATATCTTGTTATGGCTGCAACGCTTATTGCAATCAAGAGTAAAACTTTACTGCCAAAATATGAAGAAGATGAGTTCGATCAACAGCTTGAAATGGAAATGGACGAGGATCCGAGGGATGAGTTGGTGCGCCGACTCATTGAATATCGTAAATTTAAAGAAGCCTCATCCTATCTACGAGAACACGAGAGTAAGAGGAGCCTGACGCTTTCAAAGCCGCCGAGCAATCTTGATCATTTTGAGGCAAAACAAGAACCGGTCAATCCTGTTTCAAATATGACGATTTATGATCTAGTCGGTGCGTTCCAATCTCTATTTGATAAAAAGAAGATGAAGAAAGCTCCGAAAACAAAAATTGATCGTCAGGAAATCCCGATCGACAAACGTATGTCAGAGATCGTTACTGAACTCCGTTTTCGAAAAGGGAGGCAGACGTTCCAAAATCTCTTTCCTTATCCGAGTAAAGACCATATGGTAGTAACTTTCCTGGCGGTTCTTGAATTGATGAAAACACGGCAAATCCGTTGTGAACAAGATGAGAACTTTAATGAAATTTCAATTCACTTGATGAAGGAGGATATTAGTTGA
- the scpB gene encoding SMC-Scp complex subunit ScpB — MTTRNEQKAVLEGLLFVVGDEGLDGKQAADILQIELSEAEGLIKEMIEDYQTDDRGIEIVEIAGAYQFTTKAKHISYYERFVESPTTSSLSQAALETLAIVAYKQPITRTEIEDIRGVKTEKPLQTLSAKHLVKEVGRAEGTGRAILYGTTKEFLEYFGLKSKDDLPKLPEQFEDGSIEDEADLFFENFESVMEPNDKEE; from the coding sequence TTGACGACAAGAAATGAACAAAAAGCTGTTTTAGAGGGTCTTCTTTTTGTCGTCGGTGATGAGGGGTTAGATGGGAAACAGGCTGCTGATATTCTTCAAATCGAGCTTTCCGAAGCAGAAGGACTCATTAAGGAAATGATTGAAGATTACCAGACTGACGACCGTGGTATTGAAATCGTCGAGATTGCAGGTGCCTATCAATTTACGACAAAAGCGAAGCATATTTCTTATTATGAAAGGTTTGTTGAATCGCCTACCACAAGTTCGTTATCCCAGGCGGCCCTTGAAACCCTTGCTATCGTCGCATACAAACAACCAATCACACGTACTGAAATTGAGGACATTCGTGGTGTGAAAACTGAAAAGCCACTTCAGACACTTTCAGCTAAACATCTAGTTAAGGAAGTCGGAAGGGCAGAAGGAACAGGCCGTGCGATTCTATATGGAACGACAAAAGAGTTTCTTGAATACTTTGGATTGAAATCGAAAGATGACTTGCCGAAATTACCAGAACAATTTGAGGATGGTTCCATTGAAGACGAAGCAGATTTGTTCTTTGAAAACTTTGAATCTGTGATGGAACCTAATGATAAGGAGGAATAA